In Rhizobiales bacterium NRL2, a genomic segment contains:
- a CDS encoding 3-hydroxyacyl-CoA dehydrogenase codes for MLDGKVALVTGAGRGIGREVALDMAKGGAKVVVNDLGGGVEGEQTGESPAEQVVAEIKAAGGEAVANGDSVSDAKGAKAMVDCAVDSFGRIDAVVNVAGILRDRMFHKMSEDDWRAVIEVHLNGCYLVSRAAVDHMKPQGSGAFVHFTSTSGLHGSVGQANYGAAKMGITGMSKIIAMEGQRYGVRSNCIAPFAWTRMIESIPITSEEMAESFRKFKQNATAAHIAPVVSYLCSDAAKDVTANVFGVRGNEIYLFSQPRPIKTIHKSDGWSHDALASQFYPSLKKELYDLDGTAEYFDWDPI; via the coding sequence ATTCTGGACGGCAAGGTTGCGCTGGTGACCGGCGCGGGGCGCGGCATCGGCCGCGAGGTGGCGCTGGACATGGCGAAGGGCGGCGCGAAGGTCGTGGTCAACGATCTGGGCGGCGGCGTCGAGGGCGAACAGACCGGGGAGAGCCCGGCCGAACAGGTCGTGGCCGAGATCAAGGCCGCCGGCGGCGAGGCGGTCGCCAACGGCGATTCGGTCTCCGACGCGAAGGGCGCGAAGGCGATGGTCGACTGCGCCGTCGACAGCTTCGGCCGCATCGACGCGGTGGTGAACGTCGCCGGCATCCTGCGCGACCGCATGTTCCACAAGATGTCGGAAGACGACTGGCGCGCGGTCATCGAGGTGCACCTGAACGGCTGCTACCTGGTCAGCCGCGCGGCGGTCGATCACATGAAGCCGCAGGGGTCGGGCGCGTTCGTGCACTTCACCTCGACATCGGGCCTGCACGGCTCGGTCGGCCAGGCGAACTACGGCGCCGCCAAGATGGGCATCACCGGCATGTCGAAGATCATCGCCATGGAGGGCCAGCGCTATGGCGTGCGGTCGAACTGCATCGCGCCCTTTGCCTGGACGCGGATGATCGAGTCGATCCCGATCACGTCGGAGGAGATGGCCGAGAGTTTCCGCAAGTTCAAGCAGAACGCCACCGCCGCGCACATCGCGCCGGTGGTGAGCTATCTCTGCTCCGATGCGGCCAAGGACGTCACCGCCAACGTCTTCGGCGTGCGCGGCAACGAGATCTATCTCTTCAGCCAGCCCAGGCCGATCAAGACGATCCACAAGTCCGACGGCTGGAGCCACGACGCGCTGGCCAGCCAGTTCTACCCGTCGCTGAAGAAGGAGCTCTACGACCTCGACGGCACGGCGGAGTATTTCGACTGGGATCCGATCTGA